CTGTCGTAGCCCCAATGACGGCTTCTCAGGTGATTATGCAGCATATGAAAATGCAGCGGGGATCTACAGAGGCCGGTTTCGCgctcgagagaggaacaccCCGAGCTGCGGGAGCCGCTTGTTGAAACAGCTTCAGGATTCTTTCGACTCTGCCATGATAGCCGTCCTAGAGCGGCAGCACGAGTCTCTTGTTCAGCttcgagagaggcagagcacCGAAATGGAGGAAGCATGtggacggagagaggaacacgTGGCGCGGGAAGCGAGTGGTTGTTCTGTCAGTGGACACTCCGTTGGGTGTCCTATGGCCAGGAGGGGTGTCGGTGCACAGGAGACCGCAACTGTATTTCCTGATGCTGCAGCTTCGAAGAAGTCAGACAGAACAAATGGAAGTGCCGGCGATTCTGCGGCACCAGAGGAATATGCAAATGGGGCAGAGGAAGCACCATCGGCGTTGGGCACGCGAGAAACACAGGGAGCACATACTCTGCACACTTATCAGGCAGAGAATGTGGGTCGGAACCAAGCGCCTGCATTTGGTCAGTCAGTAAAGAAAGTCCTGGGAATTGCTGGGGACCAGAGCATCATCGATCGAAACcgtgaagaagcagcggctGTTGAGGCTCTCGTGCTCCAGCATGTCAGCGAGTTTGAGTTGCTCGAACTTCACTGGCGAGCTGAGCGAGCTCTACTGAAGCAGCAACATTTGCAAGATTTGAAGGATGTAGCTATTGACCTCTATTTGCTGCACAAAGCCGCCCTAGAAGGGCACGACAGTCCCCTGATTCTTCCGGCACTCCCCTCTGCTCAGGAGAGCGACATGCTTCCTGCTGACTGGCATTCACACTACCGGCCAGACAACCAGAACGTGGATGCAGATCTTCAACAAAAGGATACCGAAGGGGCGGCGCATTATCGTGGCTCCAAATCAACAGGGCAAGTCCTTTCAGAAGGTCGACTGGTCGATATGAGCAACTGGTGGCGGACCAAGGCTAACGAAGGCAAAGATGGTCTAGGTGAAATTGTACCTACAGCCGGGCCCCCAGTGTTCTTTTCCACCCCTGTCACCACGCTTTTGGAGGGCACGCGCTTTCGCCCAACGAATGCAACGTCCAAGGGAGAGGCCAGTTTATCGAGAAACGGCTCTCGAGTTATCGGAGCATTCTCGGACTCTCTCCCTGGGACAGGGGCAGCTTCGCACGACCACAATGGTGCTTTCCGATCTGGTGCGTGGCAACGCCAACCACACACTCTACATCCCGTGCTGGACATTGTAACGCCAACGAGCCTTCTCAGACGCTTCATTGAACACAGAAGGAGGCAGCAGCAAAAGGATGCACCGCAACGAACACGAAAGAAActcgaagagaggagactcggCGAACCGCAAGGTGTGTCAGTTTCGTCATCTCGGTCAAATGACACTCAGCCTCCCAGGTCGCGGCGTCACAGCTACAGCGACATCGTAACCAGGTCAGGGCCTGTTTCTCGGGAGGTCGGTGCGCGTCAATCGCGGTCGTCGAGCTCAGTGCTCGCGGCAGGGATGCGTCCGGCGCCGTCGTTCAATCATaagggagacggaggaaatCTGTCGTCTAGTGGGACAGCGCCAGAAAAACCAATTGTTTTCACCTCTGTTGTGGATGTAGATGCACTTATGGGTCCGGCGGCGTGGGAAGCAGGCTTACGGAGCTGGCCAGAAGAAAATCTGTTGATGAGACTGAAGCAACACGCAGTCGTACCTCTCATGTTTGGACatcagcgaaagagaagcttTGTTATCCGAGTTTGCACCGGAAATGTCACTGACGTCGCCGAACACGCGTCGTCCGCCAATGCTGCTGGTGGACAAAGGTCCTCAGGTGCTGGATGGTCTGGCGTCGAAGAACGCATTCCGAAGAAGCCAGACGATAGCACTTGCCGTAGCGGCACCGGCGCCTCAAGCTCCGATAGACTGGAACACTCATGTGGTGGTGTGGTGGACTACCTTTCTGGCATGACTGCGGTGTATGACTACCATGCGACAGAGTGCCCCTCCCGGGCGGAGTTCTTTTGGGTCGACTCGGTGCGGTCTCCTTTATACACTCGCCATTATTGCTCAGATGACGTGATCACTGGCGGGCCATACCCACCACGCATAGGCAAGTCATCGGGCGTTGACCATGCTGCTGTCAACGCGGGTGTCAGTTCAGTGACTCTCTCACGACAGGTACCTTCCAGCGACCCCGCAATTCCTACTCCGTTGTCTTCGTCAGCATATGCTGGCCAGGCGAACTCTCGCGGACGAGCGTCAAGGCAGGCAGcttcagagacagaggaccaCCGTGGGGGACATCTCTTGGCAAGCGCATCGTCAAGAAATGgctgctcttctttttcattGGTCGGACCGACGCCGTCGCCACTTGTCGCGATCGTCTTGCCAGTCACGAGCTCCTTAAAACTTCAGGCGCCAGCATACCAGCAGTGGCGTGCACGAACTGCGGCAGCCAGcgactttgtttttcctgGAATAGATGAGCAGCACCGAATGTTGGATGTCTACCTCAGTCGGCGAAAGGCGGCACAGTTCAAGGAGAGGCAGTTTTGTGGGATTCTTCCCAGCCAACAGGGAGATGCGACAGCTGCAGCAGGTCAGCAGGGTGCTGTTCTTTCCGGCCACAAAGCATCTTCGCCAGCGCTGAATGTCGGTGAGATTTTCGTCTCGCGCCATTCCAACAATGGCGGCGTCAGTGTAGTCTTCCACTTGGTGGTATCAGGGACAACTAGCAGTAGAAGGAGCGGAGAGGCAGTAGATGAAGCGTCGCCACAGCGTTCGCAGCGCAACATTAATCAACAGACTGGATCGCCATGGGATATTACACACGGCGTCGGCCCCACCAAGCAATCGTCAGGAGTTGATTCGAATGGCGGAGAATCAGGTGTTGGGCAGGCGGAACGTGGTGAAAGAGTTTCGAACACCAGTTTaccagagaggcagaaatgGGATGCCATCGGGGACTCCAACAATCTGCCCAATAATGAATCATGTCTTACTCCCGCTTCAGCTCGGAAGGAGAGGGTCGAGACGAACCAAATGGATGAGACGCGCCAATGGGTGACCGCCAGCGTAGTCGAGCACGACGCCTCGTTGCCGTGTGAACTGCAATTTGGGTTGAAGGAGATTTTAAGTGTTTCCAATACAACTGGGATACGTACACTGGTGATGCCCCTGCTATTGATGGAGGGTGGTACAGCGGATTGTTCTCTACCCTTCGCCCAGCTTCAACGGCGTGTGTTCCAGGTGCTGCGGTGTGTGATAAACGAGCTACGATCTATTGCTGACTCCAGCGACCGTAGCCCGCAGCTCAGACAGGTGGTGCTGGTGCTCCCTCAACAATCGCAGCAGCATGAAGCGGGCAAGGGCGTAGCAAGGGAAGGGGATGCGCTGGCAGGAGATGACGGAGGAGAGTGCAAGGCTCAGGACCAACGTTGGATCGATGGCATTTTGAAATCTACCATCAATTTCATCAGAAACAGCACACATTGTTGTACTCTTGTCAAATGAAGGGCAGTTCTAAAGTGGGATCAGGCGGCACCTGTTACACCTCTCCCAGAAAATGCAATAAACGTAGCCGCCGTGCACCTATTTCATCGCTACAACATTCTGCAAGCATTTGCGAGTTATGAAGAATAATCAGCAGCTTTCCAGAGCGGCTTGCAGTGGTGGATTGCTTGTCACTTTTGTGAAGTACTTGCAGGAAAAGTGGGCGGTGTGTCTGAACCGCGCACGGAAAACAACACGCAAACATCTCCATCCTTGAATTTTGAATAAACTTGATCCTAAACGCTTCGATCGCAGATCGCAGTACCACCTGATGTTCATACCGCTTCAGGTAACACCAGTTCGGAGTCGTACGATGCTTTTAGGGGGTGCCCATACATGATGCATTTTTTGAGACCCAGTAAAAGTTGCTGAAGAAGCTGTTTGGGAAGAGGTCAAGGATGGTGAGCAAGTGCAGTATGCCTGGGAAAATGTGCGTTGCTTGCAGGCAGATGAAAGCGAAGCACGTCCTTCCTACCGACCGTCTAATTAGTGGTCAATGTCCCCAAGCACTTGCGCCTGGGGATTAGTTTGGGAAACAAGTTAAGTCTCATCAGTACTTCGTAACTACGGGATCAATGAGCAAAGAAGCTTAGCACTTTCATTCGGGGAGTTCCCATGTCTTTTAGATACTTCAGAATCCCAGCGTGTGAGTAACTTTACCGTCGCTTTTTCGTTCCTGGCCTGACCACCAAGGATCCATTTCGGTAACTTCGGTGCGAAATACCGCACAAGGCTTTCAAGCTGGCAGCCAACCAGACAACAACCGTCGCATATTTCCGCGTGTATAGGTCACACGACAGCCTTGTATATGCTAATGTACCGCCTGCACCTTATGATGCGACTACGGCGTGGGCTTGGATATAGCAGCCACGCCGCCTGACGTGAAGCTTCCACGAGCTGTTAGAGGTCAGTCTAGCCGTGCGGCACACACCCAGCCGCTATACACGCCACAAGGATAAGCGAACACTCTCACGACGACAGCCACAGTGGCCCCGAGAGGTCTGAGGCATTGACGAGAGCGGCAGAGCTCCTCGCGCGCCCCCCCTAAGCCTGCGAGTTGTGTATGTGCAAACGCAGCTTTTTGAGGCACAGGTGCGAAGACTCCCGTATTTTCAAGGAGCTGCCACACAAAGTGCTTGTCCATGCGACTGAAATGAAGAGGAACGGCGTAgggagtttctctctctttgtagTATTTTCGCAAACAATCCTGGAGTCGACTCTCGAGATCGCTCGGGCAACAGGAGCTCCAGTCTTCACCCTGTGCATTCCTTGCCTCTCCTgtcggagaagacggaaatATGTGAGACTGTGCGCATGATTCTTTGTTGGGCTGGCTCCCGCACTTTGCCCCTGTGGTAGTTTCTGGGAAGATCGACTCTCTGTGCGAGCGTCGCTCATCCGGAGAGATGGGCTGTTGCCACGCCATGCACATTCGGGCGGTTTCAAAATGTTTCAAGAGCCTATAAATTTCAGTAGCTGCATCTCGCGAGAAGAATACGGATTGCCTTGGTCTGCTTAGGGGAGCAGTCGACGCCCCTCTACCATCAAAGGAGCTTGAATCACGTACCGTTGAAACGGTATTCACCGATGTTCTGCCGGATCCATCTGAAGACAGCGACCGATCCCGTCGATACAGCGCTTTGATGTGCGCCTCGATATGCCGCTGAAGGCGAGCCTCGAGGGCCCGTGCACACGCGAAGTCAGCGGTCCTATACCTAAGGGCTTGCACCATTGGCGTGATTAACCCTGAAACGGAAGCGGAAATGTTGTTGTCACGGCAGAACACATGTGAATGTAGTATAGGCAACCCCGGGTCACAGATAAATGTTTCAGTCCAGCTGCATATGCATTTGATTTATTTCTATCGCTGCAACCTGATGCCTGCTTCAATGCTGGCATATCCACCTCCAGATCCATGAgcgtatgcatgtatatatatacatgtataggCACGCAGGATAACTATAACAGCCTTACCTACAGGAGGGAATAAAGAAATGCGCAAGAGAGCATCCGGACTTGTTGCTCCAAGCGCTAGTGCTGCTGCTTCCGCAGCACTGGCGCCGTCGTTCTTCTGAAGGAGGCAATCACGGAAGGCTTCCGTGGCAGCAGCCAACGCTGACGGATCACTCAAACTGCGAAGCTGAAAGGAGGTGTTCGCACAGAATACAGCACAAAAAAATACTATGTGGATTGTTTGTGTCATCTCCAAGCATACCAAAACGAGGGGAAGTTGGAGAAATGACAACGCGTATGCTTCAGTATCCTCTTGTCGATCTTAGCTGAAATTACAGTAGTTGTCAATTTTATCCAGTAGCCATTAATTGCCTATCGAACGTCCTCTAGCACGAGCCAACGTGGCACTTTATTGACTCATAGTGCTGCACCACATACTTACACCTATACCAAAAAGTATAGTTCACGCCTGGATAACTATTTTACAGAGTTCGTTTTCAGGCCCATCAAGTGCACTGTCGAAGACAATCCCACATCTGTTCTTTTTGCTGAGACCAAGCTACGGAGAGATTTTTCATGTGAACGTCGTAGCCAGCGGGGAACTTCTCGTTCCTGAAGCGAGCTTCTGGAAATACGTACGTTTTGCAGTGAGGGCAGGAGTGCAGACCATTTCGACTTGTtggagaagtcgaaggacATGTCAAACAGATTGACTGCTTTCGGAGGAGGTTTTAGACGCCTGAGTGTACCCGAATACACATCGTTTACGACGATGAACCTCAACGGGAAGACTAGTAGCGACGTTACAGTGCACAACCAAACAAATCGATAACGTAACGGTCTGCTTCCCACAGTgggaaacacagacagcGAGTTCAAGCAGAGCATGTACCGATCATTGAAATCAGATTGAAGATCGCACACTCCATTTCGAATGCACCGCTATGCGTGATCCATTCATTTTTGAAAACATGTCAGTTCACCTCGTCTTTCGAAAGTACACTTGTtgcgttctttccttttAATACTGCCGTCGTGACTGAGACAGAGGGTAGACGATGCTCTTTCGTGAGTCAGCAGCTTCCTTCCAAACGCCTAGCTGCAAAAACAATGTTTCAGAATGTCTCTTGTCTCTAGCTTCGCTGTCAGATTCAGTTTGTCGTAGGGCGCGTGTTCGAATGAAACTAAGTATAAGAAGATCTTTCGAGAACTTACTTGTCGCAGCACAGGCAAGACAAGCAGGACGCTGCAGCTCTCAGCCAGAAATTGACAGTAAAAAGTCGACTGATGAAGTCTTTGAGCAAGCGACAAGCGTAGATTAGGCCACAGcacttctttttttttcgtcgaaGCAGTTTCCGCCGTATCTTATCCCGCAactttctgtcgctttcggGCACAGAGCAGCCGCCGGTAAGTGGTTCCCACCTCTCACCGGCGCTGTGGTGTCGTGTGGCGCCAtttgaagaagacgacacaCACTCCATGCTCTGAAGATTTGTTAGCGCATTTTCATTGTTGAAGACTAGATCAATGCCCTCGATAGGAAGCACACCCTTCTCCTGGTTGCTACATGTTCCTCCGATCGGGAAAGGCAAATCGTGGTTTACAGTAACGCCATCCCAGACAGAAGAGCAAGATGATTGCTCAGGCGGGAAGAATGGCGTGTTTTGTACGGAATGATGAATCGGACCCAGTTGCTCTTGGCATGTTGAGATCACCTGGACCCCTTCTTGCCCTGCTGTTCCATCCGTACAAGGAAAAACAGGACTAGGATTTCGGATATTTTGCAAGTCTTTATTCGAAATATCCTTGCTGAACTGCTTCAGAAACTTGTCATGAGACCCTTCAAGCAACCCTGCATGCCGCACTCTTAACATCGCAACTTGATCGTTCTGCTGTTCTCTTAGCAGGGCATTCTGCTGTATCAGTTCCTGCTGCTGGAGCGAAGTGAGAGCCTGCAGCGGTCGGGATGACCACTGGTCAGACAATATTGAGTCTCCCCGTTCACCTCCGCCACAGGACCTCTTCTGCGCTTGCTTCCTGCTCCGCTTGCGGAATGCGGCAGATGGCAAGAACACGCAGCGGGGTTCCAGAGGATCCCATACCTGTACACTCCCGTCTGAAGCTTGCCGCAGGACCACGTATTGCACTCCTTTGTCGCAAATGCGTGCTATGCGTAACCGAAACACATCCCATAGGAACGCACAAGGTGGCTGCGTTCATCAGCCGAGcacacagaggaggaagggacCTTAATGCGTGTTGCTTATACTTACGCAGCAATCTTCAGGAACACTGCGTGTCGGAATAGGAAGAACCGTGGCAactcttctcctgtctgtctctgcttttgaCGACACAAACAACGAGTAAGATGTGCACAGTCAATGCACGCATGTACCAGTGAAGTAGATGAGCATATGTAAGGAGTACATGGGTCTCCACGTGGAAGTCGCGGATGATACGCCAGAACACTAATGCCGGTATGAACAAGCAAAGAGTAGTACACTGAGCCATTCCTCGTCGGTGTGAGCGACTGGCAGTCGCAGCAAGGAGGTCCTTCCGGGCTTGTATACCCAAAATACAGTTTCGGAGCCACCAGCCATACTATACCACGTATTGTGCGGTTTTTTAGGAAGCGCGGGAGATTGCTCGAAAAACCTTTGAATACCACAAGCAAATTCACATAGCCCAGAGCCTACCTCGGGCCACGTAATTGGTGCACTGAGTCTGCAGCATCAGATCGAAcgcgctgaagaagcagcagaggagcAGAGCGTGCCCCCTGCTGTCGCCACAGCCAACGTCCACCTGCTCCTGTGCGGTCATCCATATGCGGTCGCCAGCTGCACAGATTGAGGTAACAAACAaacgtctctctcgagtggctgcatatatgcattcGTGCATCTAGAATTGATATGCGTTGATGGCAGTTCTCCCAGGCGCCCCCTGTGTCTTCGTTTTATTCACTATCGGAGCGGCGACATGGTCACGGTGCCTCTACTGTTAACTCATCAACTACTGTTGCCTTCAAAAAGGGAAATCCGCAGCCCGCGCTTGCTCCTCAACATCGCCTGACAGAGGCGAGCTTGTGTGCCGTAAGATGACGAGTTCAGCCGAAAAAGCTACAGAAGCAGTGCTGAGAGAACCTACCGTGCATCGACAGGAGCAGGCGGTCGTCAACAACAGGAAATAGTGATATAAATGCAGCGATGCGCTCGAAACACCGAGGGCTCCGGGGAGTTGCCACCTCGGGAGGGGGCAACAGCGGAGCAACGAGTCGGCAAAGCAGAAAGAGCGACCCAGAAAGGTCAAGACCTAGACAAGGGAAACACCGCCAACAAACACGAAGTCCGTCCAGCCCGAATGTTCGTACTTCGATACAGTGAACGAAGTGTGCTCACAAGACACCTGAGAGAAAAGGGTCTACACACCAGGGAACGCTGACGTTCCTGAAGACATGGAAACACTGCAGCCTCAGGGGGGACAGAATTGAAAGAAGTTTTCGACTCTTGATGCAGTTGTAGTCTCGTACGTGTATTACAATAGTATAGACTGTAAGTGGCATTCCCAGTGAATTCCTGAGTGTGCTGCCGGCTGATCGAATCACTTCAGAACAGGTGTCGGCTTTAATGCGGCCCCTCTCTTCTAGTGTTCGCGAGTGTCACGCTCTCGAGTGCCTCTGAGACTCCTGGTCTAAGGCAGATACTTACAGCCGGTTCTTACCGAAGGCACTACACGGGTTCCAGACCCCTCTCCGTCTGCAGTGATTTCTCCAGTGTTCTTCCCTTATGATaagtttctctccttctcgagCAACAGGGTGATCTGTTGCAGAAGCACTGTCACCCCTAGCTTCACACTGATTATCTCCACCTAGGATTCGCTGCTCTCCAGGAGACATCGCCCCGTTCGATGAGGTGGAGAGGGAACTACCGGCAGAACTTCGGCACGCCGCAATCGAGTCCTGAGCCTGGCACCATATATGAATAGGGTGATGCCTCCCGCTAGCTACTGACCTTCGAGCCGCCCTCAGAGGCACGCCTGTAATATACAAACTGAGACTGATA
This Toxoplasma gondii ME49 chromosome VIII, whole genome shotgun sequence DNA region includes the following protein-coding sequences:
- a CDS encoding hypothetical protein (encoded by transcript TGME49_230650); translated protein: MASSECLSFLLRNVWDASTTPFRSGGGGHLVVHFPNRDLRRHPREEKLGIRENENRATRVEKASLSFPGQFLIINLSGEEDLEEKLDILVASSCPSSSWSPARLRVLKIHLLRSLLINLNFLRPPILPLLLQPEWAFQHWLQTTERQSTRQHSRSLHQPRAGARVHQRGICVGSSAFPPLECVMLSLLSWRSLLFSSVEVGAAHALGIHPSVAETASATLLASVVAKETRTSSPGINVSDSLCPGAERWRTPSRVQQETDGYSVVVKHRGDEGTRMRLPTTRKKDANAKAQTTSSASCCNLPSAVHDILSSAAVPGTSHALPASLCPRVALMRAIAYWYCLEQLQLPDPWPSSADADAGRDRWMRPGKPAVSASLPEQVSFLGTPVSDTFSLSLVGSPSTGSTAAARGFTREGLSGTEENGTGHSAFGMALEALPVCRSPNDGFSGDYAAYENAAGIYRGRFRARERNTPSCGSRLLKQLQDSFDSAMIAVLERQHESLVQLRERQSTEMEEACGRREEHVAREASGCSVSGHSVGCPMARRGVGAQETATVFPDAAASKKSDRTNGSAGDSAAPEEYANGAEEAPSALGTRETQGAHTLHTYQAENVGRNQAPAFGQSVKKVLGIAGDQSIIDRNREEAAAVEALVLQHVSEFELLELHWRAERALLKQQHLQDLKDVAIDLYLLHKAALEGHDSPLILPALPSAQESDMLPADWHSHYRPDNQNVDADLQQKDTEGAAHYRGSKSTGQVLSEGRLVDMSNWWRTKANEGKDGLGEIVPTAGPPVFFSTPVTTLLEGTRFRPTNATSKGEASLSRNGSRVIGAFSDSLPGTGAASHDHNGAFRSGAWQRQPHTLHPVLDIVTPTSLLRRFIEHRRRQQQKDAPQRTRKKLEERRLGEPQGVSVSSSRSNDTQPPRSRRHSYSDIVTRSGPVSREVGARQSRSSSSVLAAGMRPAPSFNHKGDGGNLSSSGTAPEKPIVFTSVVDVDALMGPAAWEAGLRSWPEENLLMRLKQHAVVPLMFGHQRKRSFVIRVCTGNVTDVAEHASSANAAGGQRSSGAGWSGVEERIPKKPDDSTCRSGTGASSSDRLEHSCGGVVDYLSGMTAVYDYHATECPSRAEFFWVDSVRSPLYTRHYCSDDVITGGPYPPRIGKSSGVDHAAVNAGVSSVTLSRQVPSSDPAIPTPLSSSAYAGQANSRGRASRQAASETEDHRGGHLLASASSRNGCSSFSLVGPTPSPLVAIVLPVTSSLKLQAPAYQQWRARTAAASDFVFPGIDEQHRMLDVYLSRRKAAQFKERQFCGILPSQQGDATAAAGQQGAVLSGHKASSPALNVGEIFVSRHSNNGGVSVVFHLVVSGTTSSRRSGEAVDEASPQRSQRNINQQTGSPWDITHGVGPTKQSSGVDSNGGESGVGQAERGERVSNTSLPERQKWDAIGDSNNLPNNESCLTPASARKERVETNQMDETRQWVTASVVEHDASLPCELQFGLKEILSVSNTTGIRTLVMPLLLMEGGTADCSLPFAQLQRRVFQVLRCVINELRSIADSSDRSPQLRQVVLVLPQQSQQHEAGKGVAREGDALAGDDGGECKAQDQRWIDGILKSTINFIRNSTHCCTLVK